Below is a genomic region from Candidatus Poribacteria bacterium.
AGTAGGAAAAGGAGATGTGATTGATCATTGCTATTGATGTCCGCTTCCTGTATCCTTTCGATTAACGCGCGAGTTGTTCTTAACCCACTTACGAGATGAGGGACAATCGTCCAAGGCTGACGGGCATCGTAGGCACTGACAGCAGCATCAACACTATTCTGAAGTTGTGCAAACTCCGCATTCAGAGTAGGGATGTTGGCGAGTTTCGCCATGCCCGAAATCGTTGTGTCGAGTCCATCAAATAACGTGTTTTCAGACTTTGGTTGCTCGGATAGGGTTGTGTCTACTAAGCGCAATTCCGAAACCGAAGAACCCTTGGACGCGCGCGTCTGTCCGGCACCTTGTGAGCGTTGGTAGCTAAGCCCTTGGCGTGCAATCTGGGAGTATGAAAGCCCCAATAAGGCGTTGTATTCGCCTGTGTCAATTTTTAATACAGGCACATCACCGGTATCGTTGCTGCGTCGCCATCTGGAACGTGAAATATAAAGTTTCTTCGGTTGCCACGCGTGTAGTCCTGCGGAAAGGTGTTCCGGGAACCGGTTGGCATCGCCTGCGACACGGAACGCCTCTTTGGTCACAACGCCGGATGCTTGATGGTGCCCGTGTCCATCTTGACGATTCCCTTGATACCGAGCGATGATAACATCGGGACGGTAGAGACGAATCAGGCGGACCATATCTTCCAAAAGCATCTCATAGTCCCATTTTTCCAGAGTTTCATCGAGTCGCTTGGAATAACCGAAATCAACAGCACTGCTGAAAAAGAGGTCTATACCGTAGTAGCGGACAGAGGCAAGGTGTTCCTCCGTTCGGACGATACCCAACGCGTCGAATAATTCGGACCCAATGAGGTTCGCGCCCCCTTCACCCCGCGTGGTTGAATATAATCCCGTTCTGATACCACGGGCACGACTGAGCCATGTCAACAACGCGCCGTTTTCATCGTCGGGGTGCGCGACGGTGTGTAGGACGGTGGCAGTTGTCTGTAGGCGTTGCAAAGCACGCCAAACTTCCGAAGCGTTCGTTGTGCCTGCCATTTCTCCTGTGTCTGCCATAGCCGTGTCCCTTCCTATTGTTCCGAGCAGTGCGAAAATCAAAATTGATATTACAACTTTTCTGAACATTAGAAAATTCTCCAATCCTATCGGTTTTGTGCCTTTCTATCAGGGGAGGGCATCGCGGAGCATCGCCACACTCTGTGGAACCCCGATATTTGCATGCGCCTTCCCTTCAAATTCAATGGATATGTATCCCTGAAATCCAGCATTTCTTAGAATGTTGATTATTTTAGCATAGTCCAACTCTAATGTATACCATTCACCACCGCCGTAATAGGTTTTGGCGTGAACAAGCACCGCTTCATCGGCGATCTGTTCCAGTTTTTGGTATGGATCTGAGAGGAAATTACCACAGTCCATTGTCACCTTCAACCATTCTGAATCAATGGCAGAAACGATACGATTGACCCCTTCAGGTGTGCATGTTAATCCCCAGTGGTTTTCGAGTCCGAGGACGACCCCATATTTTTCGGCATCTGGAAGACATTTTTCGATGGAGGCGATGACCCATTCAAATGCCTCATCTTCTGTGTGTCCGGGAAGTGTCGGTTCTTGCCCTTCAGTTTTCATCAGTTCATTGAAGGAAGGGACGGTGCCCCACCGTCCTGAGTTGAGGCGAATCGCCGGGATACCGAGTTCGTGTGCTAATCGGATGCAATGGATGGTATGATTGATGTTTTTTTGTCGTGTTGCCTCGTCTGGCGAGACGAAGCCTTGATGGATGGAGAGTGCGTAGAGATCGAGTCCATGAATGAAAGCGAGCCGTTTGAGTTTCTGAAGATACGGATTCGCTTCCGATGCCATCTGTTGATGTAGGATTTCAACGCCATTGAGTTCAAGCCGCGCGGCTTCCTCAATGACGTGCTCAATGGGAACGCGTTCAGACTTGAAATGCCAATAGGAGTAAGTGGATACACCGAGTTTCATTTATCACCTCATTTAGAGTATTTGTGCGCTATATGATAGCATAACTCGGAATTCAAATCCACTTTTTTGTCGGTTATCAGTCCGGGCCTGGGGGTCCAAAATTGGGCGAAAAAGCGGAAACTAAATAGTCCTCCTATATCGTCAATGCTGCTTGAGTCTGCCCCACGGCACTATTTGCTTTTCTGTGCTCGGTGAAACGGGCAAGAATGCCTCCGGCACCCATTCCGGATGCAAACCCAGTGACAACTCATTTACTATTTCAATGGGGTCGCTGAGTCCACCTGCAGCCTTTACAAGGTGGATGGCACTATCTCCAAAGATTTCATCGACGGGGAGTGCTTCACCGGGTCCCGGCAGCCGCACTATTCTTTGGAAAGCATAGGCAATCCATTGTCCATCAGGTGACCATGCGGGATTACTCGCCCATTCACGTGCCCCTAATCGCGTCAGTTGGCGAAGGTTATTCCCATCTATATCAATGACGAGGATATTCTTGGTTTCATTTTCCAAACTCGTTGTCGCATAGGCAATCTGTTTGCCATTGGGAGACCATGTGCATCCCGCTAACGCACCTTTTCCCAGTTTTCTCAATCTTCCACCATCGGCAGTCATCACATAGATCAAAAAATTGTCCGCCCTATGCTCCGGTCCTTGATAGGAGGTAAAGGCGATCCATTGGCTGTCTGGCGACCAAGTAGGATTTGTATTGTCCCCTTTTTTTGTCAACTGTTTCAGATTTGATCCATTTGCATTGATTCTATAGATCTGCCGATCCCCGGTTCGATCGGAGACAAAGCCAATCCACTTCCCATTAGGCGACCAAGCAGGAGAATAGTTCCGTCCTGGATGGTCTATCAACCGACGCGATTCCTTGCTCTGGAGGTCCATTACGTGGATAGTGGTTTTCCCTATTTCTCTGGATACGTATGCAAGAAAGCGACCATCAGGTGACCAAGCGTGCTCGCCCCCTTTTTTTGCGTTATTGGTGTCAAGTTTTCGTAGATCCTGACCTGTGCTATCAATGAGATAGAGATCAGCAGTCCCTTCGTGTTCGGAGATAAAGGAAAGTGCCTGAACCCTGGCTTGTGCATTTTCGGTCAAAAGGCTACTGCTTACTAACAACGCGATACCTAACATCACGTAAACCTGTATCTGTTTTAGTGTCATGAGGAGCTCCTTCGCGCCTTTTCGGTGGGACGCGGCTATTGGTTCTTAGGTTTATCCGACCCCGCCGCTGCCACCAACTTCTCTAAATTCGCCTGTCTACCTTCGCGAGAGATCAACTTATGGTTGGCTTCATGGGCGATCAACGTACCATCTCTATCAATAAGCCACCGGGCTGGAATAGATTTAACGTTATGCTGTTTCACAAGCGGACACTGTCGTTCTTTCCCACTGTAAATTTGCTGCCAGCGGATGTCGTTTTCCTTGAGGTAGTTTCGGAGCTTCGTTTCATCCGTGTCGAGGCTAATCCCAATGACCGCAAATCCCTGGTCTTTATAGGTGTCGTAAATCCTTTTGACATTCAGTATATCACTGATGCAGAAACTGTTCCAAACCGCCCAAAAATCGAGTAAGACGACTTTCCCGCGATGTTGCTGGAGCGAAATCGGTTTGCCATCAAGGTCTGTTGCGGAAAAATTGGGAACAGGTTTTCCAAGCAACGCCAACGGAGGCGTAACCTTGCTGCGGTATTCCATTGCGAGTTCGGTGTTGCCTAATTCTTCATGAATCTCAGCAATAAGGCTTTTAGGGTTGAAGAAAATTTTGAAACGCTCAATAAGTTGATCTATGTCGTTTTCCCGTCCAGCTTTAATATAGAGACGAATAAGTATGCGGTAGATATAGAAAAAACTTTCATTATCTGGGTGTTGCTGAAGCCGCGCTTCCAAATCGGCGATAGATTTTTCAATGTTTGCCTCGTTGGGTTTTTTGCTCGGCTTTTGTGCCGCAACTTCCACCCCCGCAGACGACTTTAACAGTTCTAAATACCGAGGTATCCGCTCACTACGAGGCAGGTAGTACGGATGAAACAGACTCATATTGTGTAGATGTCCGAGCACTTCCAAGTCGGGGGTCAGTGTCAGAATGTCCACAGAATCGGTGTAATGTTGTCGGAGTTTCGTTGCCAAGGCAGCAGCTGATGCCCCTTTAGTGCCCGCCTGCAGCTCAGGTAACTCTCTAAGCAAAACCCAAACATTCACAAAGTGCGTGTTGAGCAACTTAATAATTTTCGGTGAGGAGAGCGGACCCGCTCTCAAACTTTTGCCCGACCCTCAGCACGATTCATCGTCGAGTACACCGAATAAAAGGACTGCATGAATCGGGCGATTCGATGCTTTCGCGCGTTCAACCGCATCTTCAATCGGAGTCCATTCAATTTCAAAGAACTTGTAGAACGCATCCTGAAACTTCCTCTCAACTTCTTCCGCAGTGATAGCCGTTTCCCAAGCAATCGATTTTGGCTGCGTCTCTGATAAACTGCAGAGTTCCATACGAGGAACAAATCCTATATCGGCGGTTCTAAAGGCTACGATATCTACATTGCTGTTGCGGGGTGGAAGCGATAGCGTCCATTGACAAATCGTTCCACTCTTGCGGTTGATGACGAGATGTCCAGCAAATTGGGCTGGGCTAAAGCGAGCACCGATGGACGCATCCAGTATGAAGCGGGCGTGGATTCGGAAGGTGATCTCAGCATATTCAGGCGAAAGTGCCCGTAAGCACGCCTTTGCACCGTTCTGACCGTGTCTGAGATTCATTGTTGCGCCTGAATGAAACTGTTGGAGAAAGGGAAGAATCCCCTCCGGCTCCAAGTCCCAGACATCCCCGACGTTAGCCGTTGATGGTGGAAGGAAGACTTGGAAATCCGTTGTGCTGTAGTTCTTCAGTGGATGTGCAGGTCCGGGGTTGAATAACTTTAGCCACTGTTTCCATGTCATATCCACCGGTTCTTGCCACTGTGCCTTGGATCGATTAAACTTTTCTTCTGTTGCCCACTGCAGGTTATTCGCTGTGTTCTCAATCGGATCCCAATGTGCTTGCACTGGAACAGTTGCTGAAGTGCTTAGCACGTTACGACGGTCTATCATTATCTCCACTCCCATTGTTGGAACGATTTATGGTGAAGTATACAATTACTTAGACATTGGGAGGCGAGGTTAGGAACCTCGCCAGCGATGGTGCGATTTTCTATAGACATACCACTTTTCGGATTTTACTATAAACACCCAAAACCTATTAGGCAGCAACTTGGGATACCATAGTAAACATCCTATCGGTCTTCCGGTTTATCCTTGAGTGCTTCCACCACAAGCCGTTCTAAATCTTCACCTCTGGCTTTATGCGAAATTAATTTGCCATCTCTATCAATAAGCCACGGTGCTGGAATACCACGGATACCGTATTGCCGGACCAGAGAATCTTCACCCCTTGCTCTATCGAAAATTTGCCGCCATTGGATGTTGTTCTCCTTAATGTAGTCCCGCAGTTTCGGTTCCTCATCATCAAGACTGACCCCGATAATATCAAAATCTTGGTCTTTATAGGTATCGTAGACTTTCTTGACGTTGGACATTTCTGCGATGCACGGACCACACCAAACCGCCCAAAAATCGAGCAAAACGACTTTTCCGCGGTAGTCTTGCAACGAGATCGGATTCCCATCGAGATCAATTGCGGAAAAGTCAGGCACCGATTTTCCCCACAATTCATATTTAGGATCAGCCTTGCGGTCATACACGTCAGCAAGCTCAGTATTTCCTAATCTCCTATAGATGTAGGCAAGTCTCGCATGGATAGGTTGTGCATCAGGAAGCTGCTGCTCCGCCTCCTTAAAAATCTCAAGCATTTCCTCATATCGCTCGGCTCTCGCAAGCACTTCGAATAGCATTCGATAATAATCAATGTCTGTTGTCTTGTATGACTTGAGACGCTCAACGATGGCGTTTGCAGATTGTTCGTTTCCTACTTTAGTATAGAGACTGATAAGCCGCGGATAGATTTCAAAGAAACGAGGGTCATCTGGGTGTCGTTCAAGTGTCTCTTCAAGAGCAGTGATAGCTGCTTCGGGACTACCATATATCTCTTCCGATGTGTACACACCCGATGACCAAAATACTTTAAAAGCGAAACTCAAGTTTAGAACCGTAAACGCTTGATTCTTATGATGCCGACAACGAGCCAGGGGTATAACGTCCCCATACACTACACGTTCTTCACTTTTCATTGCTCTATATTCAGGGTGAAACTGGTACCCATAACTTACCGGCATTTTCGGGTCCGCGTTGCTTGTAAAGATTGGTTTGCCACCCAATTCATCTGCCGGACACAGCAAGAGATTCGCATCTGGCAAATACTTCGGATGCAGTTCCGATAGCCACTCTGGAAAATCGCCGTGTTCTTTCTTATAGGCTTCAACCGCCTTGCCAATTGCAACCAAATTTTGTGTGCAGATTTCAATGTTTTTCTGGCTCTGTGCCTCGGTGAGATCTTCACTCGGCTTTTCTGCAGGTGTATCTGCGTTCGCAGAAGCCATTAGTAAACTCAGGATCATCGCTACAGTCAAAATTGCTTTCATTTCAGTATTCTCCTTTTCAAATTTCTTATGAAATAGTATTGAATATTTCCCGCATCTGCGAGAATTGACTATTCACGCGCTTCCAAAAATAGTTTCTGGAATTTAGCAACGACACTGCTTGCCACGTTTCCTAAATCATTTTTAGGGAATAGGTACAAACCTGCTTGAGAATGTTCAATCAGGTTTACTGTGAGATCGTTAACGCGTTCCCAATTTGACACAGCAACATCCGGTTTGAGAATACTATTGTCAAAATAATCAATATACTGAACACAGGCAACAATATTACCGGTTTTTCGCCTATCTTCGCCAACTCGTGCTTCGACGAGAACGATGGATACCACATAAGATACACCCTTCTCAATCTCCAAAACAGCAGTTATATTTTCGGCTCTACTAAAGGCTTCAAGAAAATGTTCCTCTACTAAAGGTTTAAGTTCCTCGTCCCCTGCAATATCAAGAAAGATTTTGATGTTCCCGGAATGTTCTGGAAATTCTTGGACAGGTATGCTTTCTAATGAGATTGCTATGAAACTTAGCATTACGCTAACTGCCAGAAAAAGTATCAAAAACCGTTTCATTTTGTTCCCCTTTGTCAATTTCGGCTATTCATTCGCGGTCTTATCCTTGAGTGCTTCTATTACAAGTCGTTCTAACTTCATCCCTCTGGCTTCGCGTGAGATGAGTGTGCCATCTCTATCAATAAGCCACGGTGCGGGAATGGAACGAATATGATACTGTTGGACAAGAGGACTTTTCCATTTTTGTCCGCTGAAAATTTGCCGCCACTGGATTTCATTCTCCTTGAGGTAGTTTCGCAGTCTCGTTTCATCCGTGTCAAGGTTAACCCCGATGATGTCAAATCCCTGGTCTTTGTAGGTATTGTAAACCCGTTTCACGTTTGGCATTTCCGCGAGGCAGAAACCGCACCAGATTCCCCAGAAGTCGAGTAAGATGACTTTCCCGCGATATTGTTGGAGCGAGATCGGTTTTCCATCAAGGGCAGTTGCAGAGAAGTCAGGCACAACTTTCCCAACAAGTTCCGACATCGGATCCGCCTTTTGCCGATATTCCGCGGCGAGATCGGAATTACCGAATTCCTCATGGATTCGAGCGAGCTCCGCAAGGGCATAGCGATTGTTTGGATGCCGTTTCTCAAATTTCTCGAAAACCGCAAGCACTTCTTCATCCCTGTTTGCCATCTCAAGCATCCTGCTGAGAAGAAAATGTGCCTGAAGATCGTCGGGTTTTATAGCAGATTTGAAACGATTAATAAGTCTGTTGGCATCTTCCTGCCGTCCAACTTCAATATAGAGACGGACAAGCGAAGAGTAGAGATGAAAGGCAAGATGGTTGTCCAGTTGTCGTTCCTGTTGTTGTTGAAGGCCCGCTTCTAAGGCGATGATGGTTTCTTCAGGTGTTCCATACATCTCTTCCGGTGTCTGTTCCCAGACATTGGATGACTGGTAAACCTTCAAGGAAAAACTCAGGTTTAGACAAGCAAACGATTGATTCGTATGATGTCGGCAACGAGCGAGTGGTATGACATCGCCATATATAGCGAGGTTTTCCCGCGTTCTTTCTCGATACCCAGTGTGAAACTGGTAGCCATAACTCACAGGCATCTTCGGATCCGCGTTGATAAGAAAAAGTGGCTTGCCACCTTTGGTATCCGCCGGACAAAGTAGGTTGTTTGCATCTGCCAAGTATTTCGGGTGAAGATCTGAGAGCCACTGGGGAAAATCGTTGTGTTCTTTCTGGAAGGCTTGAATCGCCTTACCAATCGCAAGCAAATTTTGGGTGCAGATTTCAGTGTGTTTCTCGTCCTGGTCCAAACCTGAGGCTTGTGAATGTGCTTCAGATTTCGATAGCAATTCCTCTGGGGTCGGTTGCGAATTGGATGTCCCCTGAATTTGTTGGTGCAGCACCTCTTCTGTGTTCGCTGCTTGTGTTAAACGCATCGTTCCCATTGGGACAGCGAAACCGATGAAAATGAGCAGTCCGATTCCGGCAGCAACCTTTTTCACCGGATGCCGATTTAGATTTTCAGCGAGAACGGTTCGGAGGCGTCTTTCAATCTTGGAGGAGCGTGCTATCGCGACAGCCGCACGCGCCGTCACCTTTGCTATTTTCACATTGCGTGTAATATCAAGCAGAAGTTGCGCGTACTTGGTTGATTGATACCCAGCGTTTAGTACTTGGTCGTCGCACGCTTGTTCTGCTTCTATCCGCATCCGATGTGCTGCAAACCATACGAACGGATTAAACCAGTAGACTGCACACGTTACCTGTGCGACCATCTGCATCGTCCAATCCCATCGTTTGATATGTGCCAATTCGTGTAGGAGAACAGCGCGAAGTCGCTCGGTTTGCCATTGATCCGCATCAACCGGCAGCAAGATTACAGGACGTAAGAAACCCCAAACTATTGGTACTGTAATCCTATTGCTGAGACGGACATTTGTTCGTTGGTTCCAATTGGATCGGCACTTCTCGGCAGCACGGCTAAAATTGTTACCACGAGCAGAGATATGCCAGACAGCACCGATTCCAACAATCAAACGGATGAGAAGAAACAAACCAGCACCTGCCCAGATTATCGCCATCCAGTCTGTCCAATGCAGTGTGGTAAGGGGACCGCTCTGAACTGTCACAGAGTTAGGTTGAGGCTGTATTGATGTGATTGGTATTGACGATACCGGCTTTGGTGACAATTGGCTCTGTGCAATTGAAACTGGTGCTTCTGCCGGTAGAATACCGAGCTCCCACTTCGGGAGCACGAAAGAAAACAGTGGGACGGTGAGGCATCCGACAATTGCCATGCTCCAAACGAAACCGCGCACCGCCGCCGATTTACGACGAAGGCAAAATGCGAATAAACCCGCAACGGCGAAAATAACCAAACTTTTCATCGTAGTGTCAACGAGAAATTTCAGCAATGGGTCTGCATAGAGTGTCTCAATGAATCGCATCATGACGAGGTGCCTCCTTTTTTCGCTTGTTCAATGAGTTGGCTTAAACGATCGAGTTCCTCATCCGAGAGGTCAACTTCGGAAACCAGTGCTATAACCGTTTTCTCAATGGATTTATCAAAAAAAGTCTGAAAAATCTGTTTGAGCGCGGAACGTCCTACAAGATGGCGGGGTTGCGTTGGACGATAGATATAACGTTTGCCATCTTTTTCGTGGATGAGGTACCCCTTCTCCTCCAAGATTCCCAACAGTGCCCGAACTGTAGAGTAGGTTGGCGGATCCGGGAGATCTTTGAGCACATCGGCAACGGAAACGCGACCGTGTTGATAGACGATATCCATGATTTGCCGTTCCCGGCGACTCAGTTTGACGGTCCCGTAGTCTTCCATTTTTTCACCCCTTTTCGTAATATGCTAAAATTTTAGCATTTACAGAAAACTATGTCAAGGAAAAATGCTAAAATTTTAGCATAAATTAACGCATTATCACCTAATCTGATAGAAGAGCTTCAATCAGCCAAATTAACGGCTGTCCATCTATGATATTTGAACTACCAAAGTTGTATTGCCAATAGCCGTTTCTATCAATGAAAATAAATTTTGGAATGGCTCTGACTTTATATGCCTTAGCTACCTCCCGAGTGGGATCAAGCAAAACGGGCCAAGGTGGCTGATGTTCGTCTAAAGACTTCCGCACTTGTTGAGGGGTTTCCCCATCATTGACACCCCAAATGACGAAATCTTTGGTCTTGCTAAAATGCTCGTAGATGAGTTTGAGTTGAGGAACTGCCATGTTGCACGGTCCACACCACGATGCCCCAACATCCAGCAAAACAACCTTGCCTAACATCTCTGATAGTGTGTAGGTCTCCCCTTCCAGAGTTTCTAACCGAAAATCCGTTGCTTTCTCATTCAATCTGTTCGTGATAAATTTCTGACGGATATTTTCGCGGTCCGCATCTTCTCGGATCCGGTATTCGGCTTCGGTTTCTTTGAGGAATGCCTCAAACGTATCGGTGGTTTCTCCTCGCGCCATTTGCTGATAAACACGTTCCAATCCCACCTGACCTTCGGTATGAGGTGTAGGCGCGAAGGAGGCATTGGCGTAGTAATGCCGTGCTGGTTCCCATTCTCCAATTCCTTCTGCCGACCGGCCCAACATATAGAAGTAATTTATACTATCCTCTTTAAACCTTGTCCAGAGGGATTCCAGAAAATCGGGTGCGTTTGCGAGAAGTCCATCGTATGCTTCTCGCCATCGTCCCTGCTGAAGGTGGATTTCAGCGCGTAAACGCGAGATGTCCTTGTGCACTCCTTCGACAGATCCTTCGTTGTTTTCGACGAGCCACGTCTGTTCCTCTTTCTCCTCTAATCTGATTTCAGCGCGTTCTAAAATTTCCAACGCTTTGTCTAATCGATTGTTAAACTTCAACCGCCGTTCAACCGCTTCAATATAAGCCCAACCGAGGAACTGCTGTGTCTCTCGGCACATAAAAAGATGTGCTTTCAGGAGTCCGTCAATAAGTTCGTCAATGTAGTCATCACTTGCCAGATCGCGATCCTGCTCGACTAACTTCAGCATTTTTTCATAAGCCATCATATACCAAGAAGATGGGCCATCTGAGACGGTGCACTCATTAATGATGCGTTGGTAATAGTGCCACTCTTGATCCGTGCCTTCGCTCCGTTGTGCTAATCCCAACAGTGCTGTCAGGTAAAGTTTGGTTTTAGGATATTGCAACATCTTATCAAACAAACTGTTTGGGACATTCTTTGCACGGCCGGGAAGTTTCTTATATCCCCAGCAGGCAGTGTATAATAACTCCGAGGTTTCTGGTTGTGTCCGCAGTAAGGTTTCGATTTCAGGTACAATCCTTTTCTTTGCGACTTCTTCTGAAAACATTTCGGCGATGAGTCTCCATCGAGAATCGTAAGCCTCCAAATCCGGCGGATCGGATTTTAGGACGCGGTTACTGATCTCTAAAGCCTTATCGAATTCACCGGACCTGTGGTAGTTCTTAATCTGTGTTACCAAATCTTGTTGATGCTTATCATCTGACATGTGTTGCCTCCCTTATAAATTTTGACGTTCAAGTTGGGTAAATCTAAGTGTATTTTTCGTCCCTTGTAGGGGCAGCCCTTGTGGCTGCCTAAATGGTTTGTGGTTAAAGTTCAAACTCTCTGGATAATATTACTCTTGGATGCACGTTATAGTGAAATCCGAAAATATGTTTACAGTTCGTCAGGAAACAAACGCCCTGCTGCCGCTGGCGAGGTTTGTAACCTCGCCCTTGCGTTGGTGTGTAGATAATTACGGGTTTTACTATAAATGCAGGTAATATGCTAATATTTTAGCACTTAGAGAAAATGATGTCAAGAAAAAACGCTAAGAATTTAACATAAATTAATTAGATTTCAACACGCACAAACGCGAGATAGGCACCCGCCAGCAAAACTACGACAAACAGCGTCAACAGCAACAACTCCGTCGCAGCGGTATTGAAATCCTTACCGATGTTGCGTGTGTCTTCAAATCTTGGGACCGCCTCGGGATTGATGGGTTTCTGGGACATCCCCTCGCGAACGCCCATGATATGGCGGCTCTCTGGATCGCCTCTCTCCATATCTACGACGAATTCTCGGTATTCACGGGCGTAACGCTGAGCATTCTCAGTAAATTGCTGGTACCTATCCAGACCTGTTCCGGCAAACGCCTCAAGCAGATGTTGGAGGAGTGCCGCGGGTGAGATACGGGTGATCGCACGCGCACGTTGAACTTGGGTAATTTTAAAGGTTAAGTACTCCCCAGCCACGCGCTCGTCGCTTATTGCTATTTTGGTGTGCCACTCCCCTCTTATCCTTAGCATTTTTTCGTCATTTGACTGGTACCAAGCGTATCGCCAAGTTCTCCGAAGTTTGTGATAACTTTGGCCGTATCGGTCAAAATATTCATGGCGAGACATAGATGATGAAAAGCCGCTCGCAAGTGCGGCGAGCGTACTCGGCATAAAAGCGACAAAAGTGACCCATGTCAACAGAAGTATCACAAGACTCACGGCACTCCGTTGCACACGCGCCGAGACTAACAACCCTAACGCCAGAAACAGACACGTGTACAAAAGCGCGATAAAGAGAATGATACCTATACGTCCCCACGCTTGGATATTCAGGTGAACAGCACTTGCCGAGGAAAGCATCAAAAGGTTCACCAACACAGCAAGCATAAAGGGAATGCTCGTACTGATCAATGCCCCCAAAAACTTACCGATCAGCACCGTATGCCGAGGGATTGAATTCGCCAACATTAATCGGAGCGTGCCGTGCTCGCGTTCGCCGGAGATCGCATCAAAAGTGAAAATAAGTGCGATGAGACTCAAGACATAACCGATGATGAATACCCAATCGATTTGGGAAACGTCGGGTCCAACATTCTTCATATTTATGTTGACATCTGGATAGGTCAGTCTCCAGAATCCCCTGCTACCATGAGGGCTGTCAACCCTATCGGGTAAAAGGACTTCGCCACCCGCTGCGCAGAAATGGAGCGGC
It encodes:
- a CDS encoding ABC transporter permease subunit encodes the protein MWHITKRELYNNLNSLRFALTTVLLLALMVTNAVRHIREHPKRVQKYHDAVTASMNLLTSRADDSLYTLAHEGPGEIYKKPSPLHFCAAGGEVLLPDRVDSPHGSRGFWRLTYPDVNINMKNVGPDVSQIDWVFIIGYVLSLIALIFTFDAISGEREHGTLRLMLANSIPRHTVLIGKFLGALISTSIPFMLAVLVNLLMLSSASAVHLNIQAWGRIGIILFIALLYTCLFLALGLLVSARVQRSAVSLVILLLTWVTFVAFMPSTLAALASGFSSSMSRHEYFDRYGQSYHKLRRTWRYAWYQSNDEKMLRIRGEWHTKIAISDERVAGEYLTFKITQVQRARAITRISPAALLQHLLEAFAGTGLDRYQQFTENAQRYAREYREFVVDMERGDPESRHIMGVREGMSQKPINPEAVPRFEDTRNIGKDFNTAATELLLLTLFVVVLLAGAYLAFVRVEI